The Rhodothermales bacterium sequence AAAGTTTGTGGGGCGGCCCAAAAGGGCGGTGGCGCGGGGTGGCTTGGAGCGGGATAGGACCTTCAAAAAGGCTGAGGCGAAGGTTTTTGAAGTGCTATGAGGGCGTGGCGCGAGGGGATTGGACTAATGGTTTTCCTAAAAGTCCGCGTAGAGCAACCAGTCGATGCCGGATCTGCCCCACTGTCAAGGTCCACGAGTATTCCCCAGTTAGGGCCAGGAGTGTTCCCCACCCCGGGGCCACGAGTATTCCCCACCCTTTTGGCGTGAAGCCAACTGAACCGCCCCACGTTTGTCGGAGACTAGGTTAGAGCCTATCCGAAAACCTCATGGGAGGGTAGATTGAAAGTGTCTTACGCTTCTCAATCTTCAGCCCCTCGCCATGAAGCCTTCGGACTTTGAATGTACAGTTGATTCGAAGTTTTTACCATCGGAGAATCTGTGGCTGGCGGTTGAACCGCTCTTGCCACCTGAGTCCCCGAAACGAAAAGGCGGTCGGCCTCGCATGCCAGATCGCATCGCGTTCTTTGCCATCTTTTACATACTCAGGACGGGTATCCAATGGAAGGCGTTGCCCCGTTCTCTCGGAGCGGCATCGACTGTTCACGACCGTTTCCAGCAATGGTGTGCCGCTGGTGTGTTCGAGCGACTCTGGGTCAGCGGACTGCTCGAATACAATACCGACGTCGGTCTCGACTTCGAGTGGCAGTCTATTGACGGAGCCATGACGAAAGCACCCCTCGGCGGAGGTGAAACAGGGCCAAATCCAACAGATAGAGGCAAAAAAGGCACAAAACGCCATCTGCTCACGGAAGCTGGTGGCCTGCCCATCGGCCTGGTTGTAACGGGGGCCGAGCGCCACGACAAAACGCAGGTTCAGGCTGTGCTTGAGAACATGCCGTTACTGCCGCCTATCCCCGATCGGGAGTCACCGCAGCACTTTTGCGCCGACAAGGGATACGACTTTCGGGATGTCCGGCGATTGGTCATTCGCTTGGGCTACGTCACGCACATTTTGAGTCGTGGCGATGAACAGGAAGCCCTACGCGTCCCAGGTTATCGAGCCCGTCGTTGGGTATGTGAAAGAACACACAGTTGGCTGAACCGATTCCGGCGGATTCTCATCCGTTGGGAGAAGAAAATCGACAATTACATCGCCTTCCTGCATCTGGCATGTGCCTTCATCGTCTGGAGGCATTGCCCGGTTTTCGGATAGGCTCTTAATCCGCTCGCCCTCACCTCCGCCGAAAACGCCTTCGAC is a genomic window containing:
- a CDS encoding IS5 family transposase — encoded protein: MKPSDFECTVDSKFLPSENLWLAVEPLLPPESPKRKGGRPRMPDRIAFFAIFYILRTGIQWKALPRSLGAASTVHDRFQQWCAAGVFERLWVSGLLEYNTDVGLDFEWQSIDGAMTKAPLGGGETGPNPTDRGKKGTKRHLLTEAGGLPIGLVVTGAERHDKTQVQAVLENMPLLPPIPDRESPQHFCADKGYDFRDVRRLVIRLGYVTHILSRGDEQEALRVPGYRARRWVCERTHSWLNRFRRILIRWEKKIDNYIAFLHLACAFIVWRHCPVFG